The segment TCGGACCAGCTGGACGGAGCCCGACACGGAGTACGAGCGGGCGGTGGCCGAGTTCGCGGCGGCCGGGCCCGGCCGCATCCCGCTCCGGGCGGCCTCGGAGGCGGCCTTCGCCCTGGAACCGCACATCCGGGCGCACGCGCTGGGCGCGCTCCTCACCCAGTTGACGATGCCGGGGGTGCCGGAGCTGTACCAGAACACGGAGCGGGAGTACCGGGCCCTGGTCGACCCGGACAACCGGGCGCCGTTCACGATGGGCGCGGACGACGATCACACGGCCCTGGTCCGCGCGGCCCTGCGTCTGCGCCGCGAACGCCCTGCGGCCTTCGGCGCCCGGGGCACCTACGCCCCGCTGACGGCCGAGGGCCCGACGGCCGCCCACTGCCTGGCCTTCAGCCGCTCCGACGAGGTGATCACCGCCGTCACCCGGCTGCCCCTCCGCCTCTGGGAGGCGGGCGGCTGGCAGGACACGGAGCTGGTCCTGCCGGAGGGCCGCTGGGCCGACGTCCTGGACGGCGTACGGGAGTTCACCGGCGGCCCGGCGACGGAGCTCAAGGTGGCGGAGCTGTTCGCGGAGCGGCCGGTGGCGCTGCTGGCGCGGACGGAGTGACGCGGCAGCGACGCCCGACCACGACAGAACGGGACGCCCCCTGGAGGGGGCGTCCCGTGCGTGCTCCGACCGACCGTCAGGAGCGGGAGGCCCGCGAGACCTCGCACTTGGTGTACTCGGAGCCGTCGCCGGATCCGGGGTAAGGGGTGGTGAGTTCGGCGTTCACGGAGGCGCCCGCCGCGACCGCGACGGCGGTCTTGGTGGCGGTCGCCGGGACCGCGCTGCCGCCCGCGTCGCCCTTGAACTTCATGGTGATGCTGTAGTCGTAGTCGAGCGCACCGTCGTTCTTCACGGTGACCCGGGCGACGAGGTTCTTGGTCGCCGGGTCGTACTTGCACTCGTCGATGGTCACGTCGCGGATCGCCTTGTCGGCGCTGCTGGAGCCGCCGGGCAGGGAGCCGCCGGAGGTGCCCCCGGAGGTGCTGTCGTTGTCGCTGTTGTGGTTGCTGCTGCTCGAACTGCCGGAGCTGCTGGAGCCGCCGCAGCTGCCGCCGTGCGAGCCGCGGGCACCGGTCAGGGCGACGACCGCGATGCCGAAGACAGCGATCGCGCGGACATGACGCATCTTCACGTTTGAATCCCCGTTGGAAGTGGTAAAGAAAAAGGCGCTCTTTGACGAGCACACGTCACCCTAGCAGCGGGCGGACGCACACCTTCCCCACCCCGGAATCAGCCACCCGGACGGACGATCAGGCTCCGCGGGGCCCAGGTGATGAGGCCGGTCCACACCGGGCGGAAGCCGTCGGCGAGGCGGAGCCGGGGCATGGCCGTGAACAGCGCCCGGAGGGCGTACTCGGCCTCCAGACCTGCCAGGATCACGGCCGGGCAGAAGCCGCTGCCGTAGGTGAGCTGGCCCGGGTCGTCGCGGAGCGGGTCGAAACGGTCCGGCTCGCGGAAGCGCTCCGGATCGCGCCCGGCCGAGCCGACGAGGAGGGCGACCGACGCGCCCGCCGGGACGACGCCGCCGCTGACCGGGACCTCCGCGCCGGTACGGCGCACCGCGATCTGCACGGGCGGGTCCCTGCGCAGCGACTCCGCCCAGGCCCGCCCCACGAGCCCGGCGGGGGCGTCCCGGAGGGCAGCCGTCTGGTCCGGGTCCGAGAGGACGTTGCCGAGGAAGGACGCCAAGGCCTTCTCCCGTACGGCGATCTGCCCGCCGCACTCCCCGGCGAGCGCCCCGGCCGCCCTGCCCCGTACGAGTCGCATCATGTCGCGGTAGGGGACGCCGACGGCGGCGGCGACGGTTCCGGCGGGCAGCCAGTGGCAGAAGTCGGCGACCAGGTCGGCCTGCGGCCGTTCGGAGATCCGGCGGGCCAGCACGTACGCCGTGCGCTCGGTGACCGAGCGCAGGGCCTCCACGTCGACGTCGACATGGGCCCGCGCGCACGGCGGGTCGCCGGGTCGGTGGCCGTGCGTGAAACGGCTGTCGGTGAGGGCGGTGGCGACGTCCGCGTACCGGCTGAGCACCCAGGCCCGCAGCAGCGGGTCGTAGGTGAGCGGGAACTCCTCGCGCAGGGTGCGGTGGATGCCGTGCGGGTCCCGCGAGGCGCCGGGGTCGAGGGGGCTCGGGGCGACGGTCCTCGCCCCGGACGTACCGGGCGCGACCGACCCGACGGGTCCGACGGATCCGGCAGGGCCCGCGGGTCCGCCGGCGGTCGGAGCGGGCGCGGTCCGCCCCCGGCCCCGTAC is part of the Streptomyces sp. NBC_00250 genome and harbors:
- a CDS encoding cytochrome P450, whose translation is MSDEPNREPGRGIGNDRADVPPGDPWTRLPSMAPATPMADGEADALLRAGLAAPVRGRGRTAPAPTAGGPAGPAGSVGPVGSVAPGTSGARTVAPSPLDPGASRDPHGIHRTLREEFPLTYDPLLRAWVLSRYADVATALTDSRFTHGHRPGDPPCARAHVDVDVEALRSVTERTAYVLARRISERPQADLVADFCHWLPAGTVAAAVGVPYRDMMRLVRGRAAGALAGECGGQIAVREKALASFLGNVLSDPDQTAALRDAPAGLVGRAWAESLRRDPPVQIAVRRTGAEVPVSGGVVPAGASVALLVGSAGRDPERFREPDRFDPLRDDPGQLTYGSGFCPAVILAGLEAEYALRALFTAMPRLRLADGFRPVWTGLITWAPRSLIVRPGG